In Myxococcales bacterium, one genomic interval encodes:
- a CDS encoding response regulator produces the protein MEKLNIPKFDPPLNVLAVDDDATNLLIIEKMLKPYGCIVEKAASGQDALNKVWKKLPDIILLDVMMPGMDGFEVCRNLKGKESTRLVPIIIVTALHQKEDRIKGIQAGCDDFISKPIERLELIARVHALGQVKRLNDDLDHAEAVVLSLARAVEAKDHTTGNHCDRLMRLSRAFGEYLGLDEPDIRTLERVSILHDVGKIGIPDSILLKPGKLTEDEWEMMRQHPILGEEICHPLRSLSDVCPVIRHHHEKWSGIGYPDGLMGESIPYLARVFQILDAFDALTSERPYKRAFSAQDALKTIEDESSMGYWDPTLVKKFREFLNSRDASKPL, from the coding sequence ATGGAAAAACTCAACATACCGAAGTTCGACCCCCCGCTGAATGTTCTGGCGGTGGACGATGACGCCACCAATCTCCTGATAATCGAAAAGATGCTCAAGCCCTATGGTTGCATCGTGGAAAAAGCTGCTTCCGGCCAGGACGCGCTAAACAAGGTCTGGAAAAAACTCCCGGATATCATCCTCCTCGACGTTATGATGCCGGGGATGGATGGCTTCGAGGTCTGCAGGAACCTGAAGGGAAAGGAAAGCACGAGACTCGTTCCGATAATCATCGTCACAGCGCTTCATCAGAAGGAAGACCGAATAAAAGGAATCCAAGCCGGCTGCGATGATTTCATAAGCAAACCGATCGAACGCCTAGAGTTAATAGCCAGGGTTCACGCATTGGGACAGGTCAAGCGCCTCAACGACGATCTCGACCATGCCGAAGCGGTCGTCCTTAGCCTCGCGCGCGCAGTCGAGGCAAAGGACCACACCACTGGCAACCACTGCGACAGACTGATGCGCCTCAGCAGGGCATTCGGCGAATATCTTGGGCTGGATGAGCCCGACATCCGCACTCTAGAGCGGGTAAGCATACTTCACGACGTGGGCAAGATAGGAATCCCAGATTCGATCCTGCTCAAGCCCGGGAAGCTCACCGAGGATGAATGGGAGATGATGAGACAGCATCCCATACTGGGGGAGGAGATATGCCACCCACTGCGCTCTCTTTCCGACGTTTGCCCGGTGATCAGGCACCATCATGAAAAATGGAGCGGTATCGGATATCCCGACGGACTTATGGGGGAATCAATCCCTTATCTGGCTCGCGTTTTTCAGATACTCGACGCCTTCGACGCGCTGACCAGCGAACGCCCGTACAAAAGGGCGTTTTCAGCTCAGGACGCCCTGAAAACCATAGAGGATGAATCCTCGATGGGATACTGGGATCCAACGCTTGTAAAAAAATTCCGGGAGTTTTTAAATTCACGGGACGCCTCGAAGCCGTTGTGA
- a CDS encoding sugar ABC transporter substrate-binding protein: protein MKKNFFCYPFIIKRPKKNSNYRLISLAVVAAVISIAFASCSKKNDPEPIKSLATSVTLEVNPSKPSINFITWNEDYLHAMREKIPAFEKENGIEVTWRLLSEDVVREKVLIDLASGAGEYDLVLTDVWILPEHVHFGYLEPLDEFAKSDPAFKKDFWYPEFLDALTYEDHLYALPTESFGAAMMIRKDLLEKKGISIPKTTDELEAAARMLTLDLSGDGKIDLFGAVSRGKAGEEPTIVVSGFAWAYGGSWFEGGASTASEIRTKQAKPSFNSPEFIAGFKKYCDLLRKFGPPGIKDYSWYEIIEHGKKGTAAIILNSDFNVGALDRPSIGMREKYIAALPVKGPARYTQEAFAMGYGINKHSRNKKAAWQFLKFLTGTDFMEDVVKNHATSIAIRSLREGDLYREMHPYKTDDDKFVLEESIRLIDWDYMPKIPEYSVISNMLGTATSEVIAGKKNPKEAMDHLNNSVFKLMKQSGYYN, encoded by the coding sequence TTGAAAAAAAACTTCTTCTGTTATCCTTTCATTATCAAACGACCCAAAAAAAACAGCAACTACCGTCTCATATCTCTAGCGGTTGTGGCTGCCGTCATTTCCATCGCCTTCGCATCCTGTTCGAAAAAAAACGACCCCGAGCCGATAAAATCACTGGCGACATCCGTCACGCTGGAAGTAAACCCATCAAAACCCTCGATCAATTTTATCACCTGGAATGAGGACTATCTGCATGCCATGCGTGAAAAAATCCCAGCCTTCGAAAAGGAAAACGGCATAGAGGTAACTTGGAGGCTTCTGAGCGAAGATGTGGTGCGCGAAAAGGTTTTAATTGATCTGGCATCCGGCGCAGGAGAATACGATCTAGTCCTTACCGACGTCTGGATACTTCCGGAACACGTACATTTCGGATATCTGGAGCCGCTTGATGAATTCGCAAAATCGGATCCGGCTTTTAAGAAGGATTTCTGGTATCCGGAATTTCTCGACGCACTCACCTACGAAGACCACCTTTATGCCCTTCCAACGGAGAGCTTCGGCGCCGCGATGATGATCAGAAAAGACCTGCTCGAGAAAAAAGGAATTTCTATTCCCAAGACTACCGACGAACTCGAGGCCGCTGCAAGAATGCTGACGCTTGATTTAAGCGGCGACGGCAAGATCGACCTCTTCGGCGCGGTTTCCAGGGGAAAGGCCGGAGAGGAACCGACCATAGTGGTCTCCGGATTCGCCTGGGCATATGGGGGAAGTTGGTTTGAAGGGGGAGCTTCAACAGCTTCAGAGATACGCACCAAGCAGGCCAAGCCGTCATTCAACTCACCTGAATTCATAGCGGGATTTAAAAAATACTGCGACCTGCTGCGCAAATTCGGCCCTCCGGGAATTAAGGACTACAGCTGGTACGAAATAATAGAGCATGGCAAAAAGGGGACCGCCGCAATAATACTCAACTCGGATTTCAACGTAGGCGCTCTCGACAGACCATCTATCGGGATGAGGGAGAAATACATAGCCGCCCTTCCCGTCAAAGGACCGGCAAGGTATACTCAGGAAGCCTTCGCAATGGGTTACGGAATAAACAAGCACTCCCGCAATAAAAAAGCAGCATGGCAATTTTTGAAGTTTTTGACCGGCACGGATTTCATGGAGGACGTGGTAAAAAATCACGCCACATCCATCGCAATACGATCCCTGCGCGAGGGAGACCTCTACAGGGAGATGCACCCATACAAGACCGATGATGACAAGTTCGTTTTGGAGGAAAGCATACGCTTGATAGACTGGGATTACATGCCGAAGATTCCGGAGTACTCCGTAATTTCCAACATGTTGGGCACCGCCACCTCCGAAGTAATAGCCGGAAAGAAAAACCCTAAGGAGGCGATGGATCATTTGAACAACTCCGTATTTAAACTTATGAAGCAGTCGGGCTATTATAACTGA
- a CDS encoding sensor histidine kinase: protein MFKKIKIKFLIPILLLQLVALGVLGFIAHRFSSDLLTTLAEREFNLTIESTRQHIESAIKDRLDKSKALLNNAVFIKFNAAQFYKSDADVAVFNFQKGNGLIFSEPEVGGLVNYPIGLLANEGNRGISSMGLFPSQEYVGSDGMVRQHVYLGGSNDIDFEIASPEKLDRSQAEWFKAAMAGNIFVGRPQEMPLYLRKYDPVEIESEEVEKKENLIVIAMPHKIGDATVGVLMVTTPPDFIYNALPDHESSALIMLVDSNGNMIAESGNLSLEKSIPSFDPARVTASGADSIHEEEDLLVLHEPIDESGWTLSMFAKKSDIYGAVYKLRNNILFIVAISVTIMALCVFFIIGKLLRPIIKLTNASDRMAGGELGLQIDKSSDDEIGRLTESFNKMSTSTKKMHDRLARINFVRKQMLQIISHELKTPLNGIIGFYELMKDEIMKGSSSSMEEFQECFDGLGGSIEKYRMLVERLTKTTSVMTGEMKGIDEVDEPSSLMESLQAAVDEAKRHRSSIELKFDMEDFAATRVAAPFGAVKLIFEEALSNAIKYSPADSPIEIFLSRGDSEAIIEVHDNGTGIPQKYLDEVIEPFFEVADSLYHSSGKYKEGGGGLGLGLTIIGNVLRRCGGKMRIESKEGKGTSLIISLPLA from the coding sequence ATGTTTAAAAAGATAAAAATTAAATTTTTGATTCCAATACTCCTCCTCCAGCTGGTCGCCCTCGGCGTACTTGGCTTCATAGCCCACCGATTCAGCAGCGATCTCTTGACCACCTTGGCCGAACGCGAGTTCAATCTCACAATAGAATCAACCAGACAGCACATAGAATCTGCAATCAAGGACAGGCTGGACAAATCCAAGGCATTGCTGAACAACGCGGTGTTCATAAAGTTCAATGCGGCACAGTTTTATAAAAGCGACGCCGACGTGGCTGTTTTCAATTTCCAGAAAGGAAACGGACTAATCTTCTCCGAACCCGAGGTCGGGGGCCTCGTCAACTACCCAATCGGACTTCTCGCCAATGAAGGCAACAGGGGCATATCGAGCATGGGTCTCTTTCCATCACAGGAATACGTCGGCAGTGACGGGATGGTTCGCCAGCACGTCTATCTCGGCGGATCGAACGATATCGACTTTGAAATCGCATCCCCTGAGAAGCTCGACAGATCACAAGCCGAGTGGTTCAAGGCTGCCATGGCTGGCAACATCTTCGTGGGACGCCCCCAGGAGATGCCGCTGTATCTGAGAAAATACGATCCGGTCGAAATAGAGTCGGAAGAAGTGGAGAAAAAAGAAAACCTGATAGTCATAGCTATGCCTCATAAAATCGGCGACGCTACCGTAGGGGTTCTGATGGTGACCACTCCCCCTGATTTCATATACAATGCCCTGCCGGACCATGAAAGCTCAGCGCTGATAATGCTCGTCGATTCCAATGGAAACATGATCGCAGAGAGCGGCAACCTCTCTCTTGAAAAATCGATTCCATCTTTCGATCCGGCCAGAGTTACGGCCAGCGGAGCCGACTCGATACACGAAGAAGAGGATCTTCTGGTCTTGCACGAGCCGATCGACGAATCCGGATGGACTCTTTCGATGTTCGCAAAGAAAAGCGATATCTACGGCGCCGTATATAAACTCAGAAATAATATTCTGTTCATAGTAGCGATCTCAGTCACCATAATGGCACTCTGCGTATTCTTCATCATAGGCAAATTGCTCCGGCCGATCATAAAACTGACAAACGCCTCCGACAGGATGGCCGGTGGCGAACTCGGGCTGCAAATCGACAAGAGTTCCGACGATGAAATAGGAAGGCTGACTGAATCATTCAACAAGATGAGCACCTCAACCAAAAAGATGCATGACAGGCTCGCCCGCATAAACTTCGTCAGGAAGCAGATGCTGCAAATAATCAGCCACGAGCTTAAAACCCCCCTCAACGGAATCATAGGATTCTACGAGCTGATGAAGGATGAAATCATGAAAGGTTCCTCCTCCAGCATGGAGGAGTTTCAGGAATGTTTCGATGGCTTGGGCGGAAGCATCGAAAAATACAGAATGCTCGTCGAAAGGCTCACTAAAACCACGAGTGTGATGACGGGCGAAATGAAGGGGATCGATGAGGTGGATGAACCATCGTCGCTTATGGAATCTCTGCAAGCCGCTGTCGATGAAGCCAAAAGGCACCGCAGCTCGATCGAACTCAAATTCGACATGGAAGATTTTGCCGCAACCAGGGTCGCGGCTCCATTTGGGGCGGTGAAGCTGATCTTCGAAGAGGCCCTCTCCAACGCGATAAAATACTCTCCAGCTGATAGCCCGATAGAGATATTCCTATCCAGAGGTGACTCAGAGGCAATAATAGAAGTACACGACAACGGAACAGGTATCCCTCAAAAATATCTGGATGAGGTCATAGAACCTTTCTTCGAAGTCGCCGATTCTCTCTACCACTCCAGCGGAAAATACAAAGAAGGAGGAGGCGGACTCGGCCTTGGTCTTACAATCATAGGAAATGTTCTCAGGAGATGCGGCGGCAAGATGAGAATCGAATCGAAGGAAGGAAAAGGCACCTCCCTCATCATCTCCCTTCCGTTGGCATAG
- the murB gene encoding UDP-N-acetylmuramate dehydrogenase — MPLEVEWQISYKPRMVVNPFKERKPLSGFTTFRIGGPAPIAEVSSPEELLDAIGDANSRGLDWIVIGHGSNILAHDEGVDKGVIVFSDDSEPKLKDCIIEASAGIPLATLIDFSQLHSLSGLENLAGIPGSLGGAIAGNAGAYGSSISDCIYEIEIATRKGNPLRIPKEKLSFSYRNSAIKRERIPILRAILRLTVGERSEISERIAERIEDRKTKHPDYRVVPTAGSFFKNPLNSDGDRVAAGKLLDECGCRGMRIGKATTWHRHANIIVTDGKSSYAEVRALATMMAERVREKFGISLENEVLFLI, encoded by the coding sequence ATGCCCCTTGAAGTCGAATGGCAAATTTCATACAAGCCGCGGATGGTCGTAAACCCATTCAAAGAAAGAAAACCCCTGTCCGGCTTCACGACATTTCGCATCGGGGGCCCCGCCCCAATAGCCGAGGTCTCTTCGCCAGAAGAGCTGCTCGACGCAATTGGAGATGCAAACTCGCGCGGCCTTGACTGGATCGTAATAGGGCATGGCTCAAACATACTCGCGCACGATGAAGGAGTCGATAAGGGAGTTATAGTTTTTTCCGACGATTCGGAACCGAAGCTTAAAGATTGCATCATAGAGGCTTCAGCTGGAATCCCGCTCGCGACTCTGATAGATTTTTCGCAGCTGCACTCCCTATCCGGCTTGGAAAACCTAGCGGGAATTCCGGGGAGTCTCGGCGGGGCCATAGCGGGCAACGCTGGCGCTTATGGATCATCCATATCGGACTGCATATACGAGATTGAAATCGCCACGAGAAAAGGAAATCCGCTTAGAATTCCCAAGGAAAAACTCTCATTCTCATATCGCAACAGCGCAATAAAAAGGGAGCGGATCCCGATTCTTCGGGCCATTCTTAGGCTCACCGTGGGAGAAAGATCCGAGATATCGGAAAGAATTGCGGAACGCATCGAGGATAGAAAAACCAAACACCCGGATTACAGAGTCGTGCCCACCGCGGGCAGCTTTTTCAAAAATCCGCTGAATTCGGACGGCGACAGAGTCGCCGCAGGAAAACTTCTGGATGAGTGTGGATGTAGAGGGATGAGGATAGGAAAAGCCACTACATGGCACAGGCACGCCAACATCATAGTCACCGACGGAAAATCCTCCTACGCCGAAGTCCGAGCACTCGCCACCATGATGGCTGAAAGAGTTCGCGAAAAATTCGGGATATCGCTCGAAAACGAAGTTCTTTTCCTGATCTGA
- a CDS encoding rRNA pseudouridine synthase — MIALSSDLSRRAAEEAILNGDVQVNGVVVNKLGTVVDIFNDKVFLKDKQLIVKAERKYFAFHKPKFQMVTKSDPEGRETIWTTLRHFKDKLNSVGRLDFESEGLLLLTDDGDFINLLTHPRHEIWKTYRVWVKGTPTDADLEKLRSGISLKDGKTLPARVTLKKRERDNTLLEISIREGKNRQVRRMLEHIGCQVRELKRIAIGPVKLGRLAVGKWRDLRSAEIKSLMAMSKGS, encoded by the coding sequence ATGATCGCTCTGTCGAGTGATCTTTCCCGACGCGCTGCTGAAGAGGCCATCCTAAATGGCGATGTGCAGGTCAACGGCGTAGTTGTGAATAAGCTTGGCACCGTGGTCGATATCTTTAATGACAAAGTTTTTTTGAAGGATAAACAGCTCATCGTCAAGGCAGAGAGGAAGTACTTCGCCTTTCACAAACCGAAATTTCAGATGGTTACGAAGTCCGACCCCGAGGGGCGCGAGACGATATGGACCACGCTCAGGCATTTCAAGGACAAGCTGAACTCAGTCGGACGGCTGGATTTCGAATCGGAAGGGCTTTTGCTTCTCACTGACGATGGGGATTTCATAAATCTGCTCACGCACCCCCGTCACGAGATATGGAAGACCTACCGCGTATGGGTGAAGGGGACTCCTACGGATGCGGATCTGGAAAAGCTGCGGAGTGGGATCTCTCTTAAAGATGGGAAAACTCTTCCGGCTCGCGTGACGCTCAAGAAACGCGAAAGAGATAATACCCTTTTGGAAATAAGCATCCGCGAAGGGAAAAACCGCCAGGTCCGTCGGATGCTCGAGCATATCGGCTGTCAGGTGAGGGAGTTAAAGCGTATTGCGATAGGACCGGTCAAGCTCGGAAGGCTCGCCGTAGGCAAGTGGCGCGACCTTCGTTCCGCTGAGATCAAAAGCCTGATGGCGATGAGCAAGGGATCGTGA
- the scpB gene encoding SMC-Scp complex subunit ScpB, which translates to METSELKPIIEAMIFVADEPITENGILLALQETGVEKNAVRECIASIEKDWNESAERGVHLATVAGGYQFRTKPSCSEWLRKINVPKPMRLSAPSLETLAIVAYKQPIVRSEIEKVRGVDSGGVLKTLLDRRLLRIVGRKDEPGQPLLYGTTKEFLEIFNMNTLRELPTLKDVDDLLRERRTQTDSREPVPAALDDSVVDDGDEPTEVIVDDEALPEGEPEESAELIRAYPLEADKEAECKDMEALDDLEQSLKSLRRIEKDIFPKEAPQLADLIPGGSDAAETFGAQGEAESEIPTGEENPFFSAQDGSAAEDAPAEDDRSVE; encoded by the coding sequence ATGGAAACGTCCGAGCTGAAACCGATAATCGAGGCGATGATATTCGTAGCCGATGAACCGATAACCGAGAACGGGATTCTTCTTGCGCTTCAGGAAACAGGTGTTGAGAAAAACGCTGTTCGCGAATGTATAGCCTCTATAGAGAAGGATTGGAATGAATCCGCAGAGCGCGGGGTGCATCTTGCAACTGTGGCCGGAGGCTATCAGTTCAGAACCAAGCCCTCCTGCTCCGAATGGCTTCGCAAGATCAACGTTCCAAAACCGATGCGCCTCTCCGCGCCTTCTCTGGAAACTTTGGCGATAGTCGCCTACAAACAACCCATCGTTAGAAGCGAGATAGAAAAGGTCCGTGGCGTAGACAGCGGCGGCGTTTTAAAGACATTGCTCGACAGAAGGCTCCTTCGCATAGTCGGTCGCAAGGATGAACCTGGGCAACCTCTTTTGTACGGAACGACAAAGGAGTTTCTGGAAATATTTAACATGAACACCTTGCGAGAACTTCCGACCTTGAAAGATGTCGACGATCTTTTGCGCGAGCGTCGCACCCAGACCGATTCCAGGGAACCGGTTCCTGCAGCTTTGGATGATAGCGTGGTCGATGACGGCGATGAACCAACCGAGGTCATCGTCGATGACGAAGCTTTGCCTGAAGGTGAGCCAGAAGAATCTGCCGAGCTCATCCGCGCCTATCCCCTTGAGGCCGACAAAGAGGCGGAATGCAAGGATATGGAAGCGCTGGATGATTTGGAACAGAGTTTGAAGAGCTTGAGGCGCATCGAAAAGGACATTTTCCCGAAAGAGGCGCCGCAGCTTGCAGATCTAATTCCGGGGGGATCAGATGCAGCAGAGACATTCGGGGCACAAGGGGAGGCCGAATCGGAAATTCCTACCGGGGAAGAGAATCCATTCTTCTCCGCACAAGATGGATCTGCCGCAGAAGATGCGCCTGCAGAGGATGATCGCTCTGTCGAGTGA
- a CDS encoding segregation/condensation protein A: protein MTLNIAAGDYRVNLEIFEGPLDLLMHLIRKNDLDICDIPISFVLEEYMRYLDTLKELDIDLAGEFLLMAAELAHIKSRLLLPDESDDGEVEEEDPRSDLVRRLLEYQQFKEASEALMKRQLLDRDVFVQQSPEKIESLEEGPIEGNIYDLISAFSNILKKIPPENFHNVAMDTVSVNERIYQIISQLKKGMTKTIDDMLAGDYSRAFIVVTFLALLEMSKLKMIRIYQSSAHGPIHLQCVMEEVGDEEIDKLVRLDTESNASSSESKSESGYNPSME from the coding sequence ATGACTCTTAATATCGCAGCTGGAGATTACAGGGTAAATCTCGAGATATTCGAGGGGCCGCTGGATCTGCTCATGCACCTGATCAGGAAAAACGATCTGGATATCTGTGACATTCCGATCTCGTTCGTTCTTGAGGAGTACATGAGATACCTCGATACCCTGAAAGAGCTCGATATCGATCTGGCTGGCGAGTTTCTTCTCATGGCCGCCGAACTCGCCCATATAAAATCGAGATTGCTTCTTCCGGACGAGTCTGATGACGGCGAGGTTGAGGAGGAGGACCCGAGGTCCGATCTCGTCAGAAGGCTTCTGGAATATCAGCAGTTCAAGGAGGCTTCTGAGGCTCTCATGAAGCGACAACTCTTAGACAGGGACGTCTTCGTTCAGCAGTCGCCGGAGAAGATCGAGTCCCTCGAAGAGGGGCCGATAGAGGGGAACATCTACGATTTAATTTCAGCCTTTTCGAATATTCTGAAAAAAATTCCGCCCGAGAATTTTCACAACGTCGCGATGGATACGGTTTCTGTGAACGAGAGAATCTATCAGATCATCTCGCAGCTAAAAAAAGGAATGACCAAGACGATAGATGACATGCTCGCCGGCGACTACAGCCGTGCTTTTATAGTCGTTACTTTTCTGGCGCTGCTAGAGATGAGCAAACTCAAGATGATACGCATATATCAATCCTCGGCCCACGGCCCGATACATCTTCAGTGTGTGATGGAAGAGGTTGGGGATGAGGAGATAGATAAGTTGGTCAGGCTCGACACGGAGTCGAACGCTTCCTCGTCCGAGTCAAAATCAGAAAGTGGCTATAATCCTTCGATGGAATGA
- the trpS gene encoding tryptophan--tRNA ligase has product MQSQRRVLSGNRPTGKLHWGNYFGALKNWVDIQDDYECFYFIADWHSLTTGYEESGEIFPLMEEILKDWIACGLDPKKSTIFVQSWVPEHAELHLLLSMITPLGWLERVPSFKDMQQQLSDKDLSTYGFLGYPLLQAADILIYKAHFVPVGEDQIAHLEFARELVRRFHFIMKREVFIEPKPLLTESARVPGIDGRKMSKSFGNAIYISDDEDEIRKKMMQAITDPARKRRDDPGDPSVCNIFAYHKLFTDADAVGGVASKCRGAEIGCVDCKKMCIENAHKFWKPIRERRDSWSGREGELLNLAREGSARARKVACEVMQQVREAIKINYK; this is encoded by the coding sequence ATGCAGAGCCAGAGAAGAGTTCTGAGCGGAAACCGCCCCACCGGGAAATTACACTGGGGGAATTATTTTGGTGCCCTTAAAAACTGGGTGGATATACAGGACGATTACGAGTGTTTCTATTTCATAGCCGATTGGCATTCGCTTACTACTGGTTACGAGGAGAGCGGGGAAATTTTTCCATTGATGGAGGAGATTCTGAAAGATTGGATCGCCTGCGGTCTCGATCCCAAAAAATCCACCATCTTCGTACAGTCGTGGGTGCCGGAGCATGCTGAGCTTCACCTTCTGCTGTCGATGATAACCCCCCTCGGCTGGCTCGAGAGGGTTCCGTCATTCAAGGACATGCAGCAGCAGCTCTCCGACAAAGATCTAAGCACATACGGTTTTTTGGGCTATCCGCTCCTGCAGGCTGCCGACATACTCATCTACAAGGCGCATTTCGTTCCGGTGGGAGAGGACCAGATTGCGCATCTTGAATTTGCGAGAGAACTGGTGAGGCGCTTCCATTTCATAATGAAGCGGGAGGTCTTCATCGAGCCAAAGCCTCTGCTGACCGAGTCTGCGCGCGTCCCTGGGATAGACGGTCGCAAGATGAGCAAGAGTTTCGGCAACGCTATCTACATTTCCGACGACGAGGATGAGATCAGGAAGAAGATGATGCAGGCGATAACCGATCCTGCGAGGAAACGACGCGACGATCCGGGCGATCCTTCTGTTTGCAACATCTTCGCTTATCATAAATTATTCACCGATGCCGATGCGGTTGGTGGGGTTGCTTCCAAATGCAGAGGGGCTGAGATAGGGTGTGTCGATTGCAAAAAGATGTGCATCGAGAATGCGCATAAGTTCTGGAAACCTATAAGGGAGAGGCGCGATTCCTGGAGCGGAAGGGAAGGGGAACTTTTGAATCTAGCAAGAGAGGGCTCCGCTCGAGCCAGGAAGGTGGCCTGCGAGGTAATGCAGCAGGTTCGAGAGGCCATAAAGATAAACTACAAATAG
- a CDS encoding site-2 protease family protein: MQNRLMELLLFYPLFLFSLSFHEAAHGFMAEKFGDRTARIFGRITLNPLAHMDIVGTVMLPIFGILTGAPVIGWGKPVPVDPSEFRGDVRRSSLWVAAFGPLSNFFLAVVFAILVRLTYAAVPYILPNLVPGGVLSSVIGISLSIFEMGVILNLVLGIFNMIPLPPLDGGTVLRGILPVASLRGYDKFSRYSFFILLALFVSGLLRYMLIPVFFVANYLLP; the protein is encoded by the coding sequence ATGCAAAATCGACTGATGGAGCTTTTGCTCTTTTATCCGCTCTTTCTTTTTTCGCTCTCCTTTCACGAAGCGGCGCATGGCTTTATGGCGGAGAAGTTTGGCGACAGGACCGCAAGGATCTTCGGCCGTATCACGTTGAATCCGCTTGCCCACATGGATATTGTCGGCACAGTGATGCTTCCGATATTTGGGATTCTCACCGGCGCTCCGGTCATAGGATGGGGCAAGCCAGTTCCGGTCGATCCCAGCGAGTTTCGCGGCGACGTAAGGAGGTCGAGCCTTTGGGTCGCCGCCTTCGGCCCACTGAGCAATTTCTTTCTGGCGGTAGTCTTTGCCATCCTCGTGCGGCTTACATATGCTGCGGTTCCTTACATCCTTCCAAACTTAGTGCCGGGCGGGGTACTTTCTTCAGTAATCGGCATATCGCTATCTATTTTCGAGATGGGCGTAATTCTGAATCTGGTCCTTGGAATATTCAACATGATCCCACTTCCCCCTCTGGACGGGGGAACGGTTCTCCGAGGTATTCTTCCGGTAGCAAGCCTTCGTGGATACGACAAATTCTCGAGGTACAGCTTCTTTATTTTACTTGCCCTGTTCGTGAGCGGGTTGTTAAGGTACATGCTTATTCCCGTGTTTTTTGTGGCTAACTACCTTCTGCCGTGA
- the xerD gene encoding site-specific tyrosine recombinase XerD yields the protein MQSDLYSRIDFYLNHLRVERQLAKNSVEAYSHDLRSFAEYAEKRKIGEVAEIGEDLALSFLASLAEGGIGTRSITRYLVVLRGFFSFMTREKIISTDPTAQIEFPGRWKKLPKFLSIEQVDLMLRQPDVKTTLGVRDHAILELFYASGLRISEMSGLTTDRINLQQGYCMPFGKGSKERVVPMGGEAIAAIALYLEEGRGKLARGMVVDELFLSRRGGRISRQRLWEIIKFYARKAGIKINVTPHMLRHSFATHLIERGADLRVVQMMLGHVDIATTQIYTHLSRRHLQELYKKFHPRA from the coding sequence ATGCAGTCCGATCTCTATTCAAGAATCGATTTTTATCTCAACCATCTCAGGGTGGAGAGGCAGCTCGCAAAAAATTCGGTCGAGGCCTACTCGCATGATTTGAGATCCTTCGCCGAATACGCTGAGAAACGGAAAATAGGTGAGGTCGCAGAGATTGGAGAGGATTTGGCGCTCTCCTTTCTCGCCTCCCTTGCCGAGGGTGGAATCGGCACCAGAAGCATCACCAGGTACCTAGTTGTTTTGCGTGGTTTCTTTTCCTTCATGACCCGTGAAAAAATAATATCCACCGATCCTACCGCGCAGATCGAATTTCCCGGCAGGTGGAAGAAGCTTCCGAAGTTTCTTTCAATCGAGCAGGTGGACCTGATGCTTCGCCAGCCCGATGTGAAGACGACGCTCGGAGTTCGCGATCACGCGATTTTAGAACTTTTCTATGCCTCCGGGCTTCGGATCTCCGAAATGTCGGGGCTTACCACCGACAGGATCAATCTTCAGCAGGGATACTGCATGCCCTTCGGCAAGGGTTCGAAGGAGAGGGTGGTCCCGATGGGGGGGGAGGCAATTGCGGCGATTGCGTTATACTTGGAAGAGGGGAGAGGCAAGCTGGCCCGCGGGATGGTTGTTGACGAACTCTTTCTTTCGCGGCGCGGCGGCAGGATATCCAGGCAGCGCCTATGGGAGATCATCAAATTTTATGCGAGAAAGGCGGGGATAAAGATAAACGTTACCCCGCATATGCTTCGCCATTCATTTGCGACCCATCTAATCGAACGCGGCGCCGACCTGCGCGTCGTACAGATGATGCTGGGGCATGTCGATATCGCGACAACGCAGATTTACACCCATCTTTCCAGAAGGCACCTACAGGAGCTCTATAAGAAATTTCATCCTAGGGCCTAG